In Solanum stenotomum isolate F172 unplaced genomic scaffold, ASM1918654v1 scaffold1331, whole genome shotgun sequence, the following proteins share a genomic window:
- the LOC125850045 gene encoding putative disease resistance protein RGA1 — MAEAVVKVLLENLTSFLKGEIVLLFGFENKFQRLSSMFSTIQAVLEDAQEKQLNDKPLENWLQKLNVATYEVDDILDEYKTKATRFSQSAYGRYHPKVIPFHHKVGKRMDQVMKKLNAIAEERKNFHLHEKITERQAVRRETGSVLTEPQVYGRDKEEDEIVKILINNVSDAQHLSVLPILGMGGLGKTTLAQMVFNDQRVTEHFYPKIWICVSDDFDEKRLIKAIVESIEGRPLLGEMDLAPLQKKLQELLNGKRYLLVLDDVWNEDQQKWANLRAVLKVGASGAFVLATTRLEKVGSIMGTLQPYELSNLSQEDCCLLFIQRAFGHQEEINPNLVAIGKEMVKKCGGVPLAAVTLGGILFRKSSEREWENVRDSEIWNLAQDESSMLPVLRLSYHHLPLDLRQCFVYSAVFPKDTKMEKENLISLWMAHGFLSSKGNLELEDVGNEVWNELYLRSFFQEIEVRYGKTYFKMHDLIHDLATSLFSANTSNINIREINAEVYFIRGHGSFIDEKDYIPRKPIGFAKVVSSISPSLLKQFVSLRVLNLSYLRLKQLPSSIGDLVHLRYLNLSRNAMRSLPERLCNLQNLLTLDLRLCSNLCCLPKQTSKLVSLRNLKLDRRSLKYMPPRIGSLTGLKTLSNFVVGERKGCQLGELGSLNLYGSFEITNLERVKNHKDAKEANLCAKGNLHSLIMNWNMSGPHRYESEEDKVLEALKPHPNLKYLEINWFRGIRLPEWMNHSVLKNIVSIIINKCRNCSCLPPFGELPCLESLVLWNGSADVEYVEEVDIDVDSGFPTRIRFPSLRKLAIWDFRNLKGLLKKEGGEQFPVLEEMKIKWCPVFVIPTLSSVKKLELDPTPLWSMSNLRNLTPFRSISNLRNLTSLNISYSNSNEATSLPEEMFKNLANLKYLNISKFKNLKELPTSLASLNALESLKIEYCDALESLPEEGVKGLTSLTKLSVQNCKMLKCLPEGLQHLTALTTLTIGICPIVFKRCEKGTGEDWHKISHIPYLCIF, encoded by the exons ATGGCTGAAGCTGTAGTTAAAGTTCTGTTAGAGAATCTTACTTCTTTCCTCAAAGGGGAAATTGTATTGCTTTTcggttttgaaaataaattccAAAGGCTTTCAAGCATGTTTTCTACAATCCAAGCCGTCCTTGAAGATGCTCAGGAGAAGCAACTCAACGACAAACCACTAGAAAATTGGCTGCAAAAACTCAATGTTGCTACGTATGAAGTCGATGACATCTTGGATGAATATAAAACTAAGGCCACACGATTCTCCCAGTCTGCATATGGCCGTTATCATCCAAAGGTTATCCCTTTCCATCACAAGGTTGGGAAAAGGATGGACCAAGTGATGAAAAAACTAAATGCAATTGCAGAGGAAAGAAAGAATTTTCATTTGCACGAAAAGATTACAGAGAGACAAGCTGTTAGACGGGAAACAG GTTCTGTATTAACTGAACCCCAAGTTTATGGAAGAGACAAAGAGGAAGATGAGATAGTGAAAATCCTGATAAACAATGTTAGTGATGCCCAACACCTTTCAGTCCTCCCAATACTTGGTATGGGGGGGCTAGGAAAGACGACTCTTGCCCAAATGGTCTTCAATGATCAAAGAGTAACTGAGCATTTCTATCCCAAAATATGGATTTGTGTCTCGGATGATTTTGATGAGAAGAGGTTGATAAAGGCAATTGTAGAATCTATTGAAGGAAGGCCACTACTTGGTGAGATGGACTTGGCTCCACTTCAAAAGAAGCTTCAGGAGTTGCTGAATGGAAAAAGATACTTGCTTGTCTTAGATGATGTTTGGAATGAAGATCAACAGAAGTGGGCTAATTTAAGAGCAGTCCTGAAGGTTGGAGCAAGTGGTGCTTTTGTTCTAGCCACTACTCGTCTTGAAAAGGTTGGATCAATTATGGGAACTTTGCAACCATATGAGTTGTCAAATCTGTCTCAAGAagattgttgtttgttgttcaTACAACGTGCATTTGGACACCAGGAAGAAATAAATCCTAACCTTGTGGCTATTGGAAAGGAGATGGTGAAAAAATGTGGTGGTGTGCCTCTAGCAGCCGTGACTCTTGGAGGTATTTTGTTCAGAAAGAGCTCAGAAAGAGAGTGGGAAAATGTGAGAGATAGTGAGATTTGGAATTTGGCTCAAGATGAAAGTTCTATGCTGCCTGTCCTGAGGCTGAGTTATCATCATCTTCCACTTGATTTGAGACAATGCTTTGTGTATTCTGCAGTGTTCCCAAAGGACAccaaaatggaaaaggaaaatCTAATCTCTCTTTGGATGGCACACGGTTTTCTTTCATCGAAAGGAAACTTGGAGCTAGAGGATGTGGGTAATGAAGTATGGAATGAATTATATTTGAGGTCTTTCTTCCAAGAGATTGAAGTTAGATATGGTAAAACTTATTTCAAGATGCATGATCTCATCCATGATTTGGCTACATCTCTGTTTTCAGCAAACACATCAAACATCAATATCCGTGAAATAAATGCAGAAGTTTACTTCATTAGGGGGCACGGTAGTTTCATTGATGAGAAAGATTATATACCTAGGAAGCCCATTGGTTTTGCTAAAGTTGTGTCTTCTATCTCTCCTTCACTCTTGAAACAGTTTGTCTCGTTGAGGGTACTCAATCTAAGTTACTTAAGACTTAAGCAGTTACCTTCTTCCATTGGAGATCTAGTACATTTAAGATATTTGAACCTGTCTCGCAATGCAATGCGTAGTCTTCCAGAAAGGTTGTGCAATCTTCAAAATCTGCTGACTCTTGATCTACGGTTGTGCTCAAACCTTTGTTGTTTGCCAAAACAAACAAGTAAACTTGTTAGTCTCCGGAATCTAAAACTTGATCGCCGTTCATTGAAATATATGCCACCAAGGATAGGATCTTTGACAGGCCTTAAGACTCTAAGTAACTTTGTTGTGGGCGAGAGGAAAGGTTGTCAACTTGGGGAACTAGGAAGCCTAAATCTCTATGGCTCATTTGAAATCACAAATCTTGAGAGAGTGAAGAATCATAAGGATGCAAAAGAAGCCAATTTATGTGCAAAAGGGAATCTGCATTCATTAATCATGAATTGGAACATGTCCGGACCACATAGATATGAATCAGAAGAAGATAAAGTGCTTGAAGCCCTCAAACCACACCCCAATCTGAAATATTTAGAAATCAATTGGTTCAGAGGAATCCGTCTCCCAGAGTGGATGAATCACTCAGTATTGAAAAATATTGTCTCTATTATAATTAACAAATGCAGAAACTGCTCGTGCTTACCACCCTTTGGTGAGCTGCCTTGTCTAGAAAGTCTAGTGCTATGGAACGGGTCTGCGGATGTGGAGTATGTTGAAGAAGTGGATATCGATGTTGATTCTGGATTCCCCACAAGAATAAGGTTTCCATCCTTGAGGAAACTTGCTATATGGGACTTTCGTAATCTGAAAGGATTGCTGAAAAAGGAAGGAGGAGAGCAATTCCCTGTGCTTGAAGAGATGAAAATTAAGTGGTGCCCTGTGTTTGTTATTCCAACCCTTTCTTCTGTCAAGAAATTGGAATTGGATCCAACACCTTTATGGTCCATGTCTAATCTTAGGAATCTTACACCTTTCAGGTCCATATCTAATCTTAGGAATCTTACTTCCCTCAACATTAGCTATAGCAATAGCAATGAAGCAACTTCACTCCCAGAAGAGATGTTCAAAAACCTTGCAAATCTCAAATACTTGAATATCTCTAAgttcaagaatctcaaagagCTGCCTACCAGCCTGGCTAGTCTCAATGCTTTGGAGAGTCTGAAAATTGAATATTGTGATGCACTAGAGAGTCTCCCAGAGGAAGGGGTGAAAGGTTTAACTTCACTCACAAAGTTATCTGTTCAAAATTGCAAGATGCTAAAATGTTTACCGGAGGGATTGCAGCACCTAACAGCCCTCACAACTTTAACAATTGGTATATGTCCAATAGTGTTCAAGCGGTGTGAGAAGGGAACAGGAGAAGACTGGCACAAAATTTCTCACATTCCGTATCTGTGTATTTTTTAG